TTCAAATAACATGAAGAAACTGAAATTCCCCAGGTTCCAAAAGAGACGAGGGCATATATCTACGCCGCAGCCCACATGCACTCTTCGGTAATGTTACATGTACAAGGTCACTGAAACTACAACAGTTACTTCCCCAGAACAACAGAGGCCATAAAATGTTTGTTGATCATcacgaacaaccaggcgcctACCTCCTAGCACTAGGACCTCAAATCTCATTTCCCTTTCCGCTTCTTCTGGAACATGCTGCAGTTCGGGCAATACCATTTTCCCTTTGGCTGCTCTTTCAAGCCCACGCATCCAAAGTGGAACCACTCTATCTTGCACTGCGAAATAAACACCGACGAGCTGAAAAACCTAGCACTGACCCAGCAAACAGAATGCAAGGAGCTGAAGATTTACAGGCGAAGGAGGAGAACGTTACTTACGTCGGAGTTGTCACACGCGACCATCTCACCATAGCTGACTTGGTTGCAGAGGCAATATGTCGGCTCATTAGGATCGACGGGCAATTCTAAATCTATAGCTGGTTGCTCCATAGGTATCTTAGCCCTGTAAATGAAATTTGTGCTGTTATGGTGAGAAAATATTGATGGCTTATCGCTTAATCATTTTCAGATGCAAACATACTTCTTTCGACCTCCTCTGCCCCTTTCTCCAGATCTTCCACTTTTGGGAGCAGCATCAGCAGCTGAGGACCTTGAGGTGCCGGCACTAGCAGGAGCAGCTACAGTAGCAGCAACAACTGAACCTGCAGCAGCTGTGGCTGCAGCTGCCTCTTTTTCTGCTCACCAAAACGCATGGTACACAAGCAAACAGTAAGAAGAGCATATAATGCAGCTCTGCAGTGTCATGCAATTGGTACTTTAATACCTTGCCGAAGTTCTTCAAGCTTCCTCATAAATTGATCGAGCTGTTGGATATGAGCGTCAACCTATATCACGTATCTAAATCAGCACAATCTAAATCCCGCATATTCACAATTCAGGAACATTGAGCGATGTCATGAGACATGCTTACGCAGCCCAACCTAGCAAGACAAACTACACATGTAAATTTCTTGACAAATGACAAATCTAATTATAACATTCTGTTACTTGGAACGGAAAGTAACATTGCAGATATGTTTTGCTTGGTTGATAAGAAAGGTAATAACATGAATTATAAGGAATAAGAAGTGGCCCGTCTTTCTTTCCAGTTGGGCGGAGAGGCAAAAATTAATACCACAAATTGATATTTTCCTTTTCAGAAAAGCAGAGAAACGCCGCATAAAAACCATCTGTAGTGATCTTCTACCACTTATTCTTTCATGCAAAATAAAGGGAGGACAGAATCAATTCTTTTCTCAGTATCTACTCTCCCTTTCCCCATAAAAATAGAGAACAAACACGATATGTTCATGGTGAATATAACTTAGAGACTTTTACCAGGTCATAAGTTTGTGTGGCTAAAGCCACCTTCTCATCAGCAATTCTAACACAATGTTTTTGCTCCTCCATTGCTTCATCCGAAAATTTAAGTTTTGCTGGCTCATACGTAATACTTCCAGATTCAAGTCCATGCTTAATGTCCTCTATTTCTTGTTGACAGCGCTGCTCATTTTCCAGTTGCACACCTAATCAGAAGAAGCACACAGTAAGGCTTTTTCAGGGGGTGAAGCTGAAGGTCAGTTCAGAGAAATCAAGCTTTGGACATCAACACAGTCTCCAGTATGCACCTTTGACCATTACTttttctacatgcaagcaaaACTTCTTTAAAATGGGATTagatgaaaatatttttttatgacaTCTTAAATTACATTTGCACAAGACAAATCAAAAGACTTTTGTCTATATTAACTGGTAAAAAATTGACTGCACGCGTCCTAAAACAGTAAAACAGTTTCCCAAAAACCAACAGATGTAATAAATACCTAGCTTAGCGCCTTGGTGTGGACACTATTACATATAT
This is a stretch of genomic DNA from Brachypodium distachyon strain Bd21 chromosome 1, Brachypodium_distachyon_v3.0, whole genome shotgun sequence. It encodes these proteins:
- the LOC100833829 gene encoding PHD finger protein ING1, with the translated sequence MGFLEDFQASVEALPAMLHKNYSLMRELDKSLQGVQLENEQRCQQEIEDIKHGLESGSITYEPAKLKFSDEAMEEQKHCVRIADEKVALATQTYDLVDAHIQQLDQFMRKLEELRQEKEAAAATAAAGSVVAATVAAPASAGTSRSSAADAAPKSGRSGERGRGGRKKAKIPMEQPAIDLELPVDPNEPTYCLCNQVSYGEMVACDNSDCKIEWFHFGCVGLKEQPKGKWYCPNCSMFQKKRKGK